From a region of the Agrobacterium larrymoorei genome:
- the iolB gene encoding 5-deoxy-glucuronate isomerase: MANLLRKPSGKSGKVHDITPESADWGYVGFGLYHLKPGETANEKTGETEVILVLVEGKAEVSSEDKSFGELGDRMNVFERKPPHCVYIPAGSSWSVKATTDCTIGVCTAPAKPGREAQVIGPDGITLAERGRGGNTRYIFPIAMEDRDVADSLLVTEVFTPSGHWSSYPPHRHDEDNYPDMTYLEETYYHRLDPAQGFGFQRVFTEDGSLDETMAVCDGDVVLVPKGHHPCGSPYGYEMYYLNVMAGPMRKWRFQNHPDHDWIFKRDNP, encoded by the coding sequence ATGGCAAATCTGCTTCGCAAACCGAGCGGTAAAAGCGGCAAGGTCCATGACATTACGCCGGAAAGCGCCGATTGGGGCTATGTCGGCTTCGGTCTATACCACCTGAAGCCCGGCGAAACCGCGAATGAGAAGACCGGCGAGACGGAAGTCATTCTGGTACTTGTCGAGGGTAAGGCGGAAGTCTCGTCAGAGGATAAGAGCTTCGGCGAACTTGGTGACCGGATGAACGTGTTCGAGCGCAAGCCGCCGCACTGCGTCTATATTCCCGCCGGTTCATCCTGGTCGGTCAAGGCGACGACGGATTGCACGATCGGTGTGTGCACAGCACCCGCCAAGCCGGGCCGTGAAGCACAGGTGATCGGGCCGGATGGCATTACGCTTGCCGAGCGCGGCAGGGGCGGCAATACGCGCTACATCTTCCCCATTGCCATGGAAGACCGCGATGTGGCCGACAGCCTGCTGGTGACGGAAGTGTTCACGCCATCCGGCCATTGGTCTTCCTATCCGCCGCACCGGCATGACGAGGATAATTACCCCGACATGACCTATCTGGAAGAGACCTATTACCACCGGCTGGACCCGGCGCAGGGCTTCGGCTTCCAGCGTGTTTTCACCGAAGACGGCTCGCTGGATGAGACCATGGCGGTTTGCGATGGCGATGTCGTTCTGGTGCCGAAAGGGCACCACCCCTGCGGCTCGCCCTATGGCTACGAGATGTATTATCTCAATGTCATGGCTGGTCCCATGCGCAAATGGCGCTTTCAGAACCACCCGGATCACGACTGGATTTTCAAGCGCGACAATCCCTGA
- the iolE gene encoding myo-inosose-2 dehydratase, protein MILYGTNPIAWSNDDDRSLGAHISLDQCLDETSKIGFDGIEKGHKFPQEPEGLKAVLEPRKLRFVSGWHSLNLLTNSIEDEKAAMQPALDLLKAMGSKVIIVCETSNAIHGEDSKPVNDRPKLADSEWKSFGEGVEALAKHAAEQGIALVYHHHMGTIIESEDEIDRLMENTGPHTKLLLDTGHTLFGGGNPERVARKHMQRVGHIHAKNVRPAIAEQVRNEKLSFLEGVRRGVFTVPGDSEGGVDFPPVLKIAADHGYSGWLVIEAEQDPDVRNPFEYQSLGLKSLRAFAKEAGLDKG, encoded by the coding sequence ATGATCCTTTACGGTACCAACCCAATTGCCTGGAGCAATGACGACGACCGCTCGCTCGGCGCCCATATCAGCCTCGACCAGTGCCTGGACGAGACCTCCAAGATCGGTTTCGATGGCATCGAAAAAGGCCACAAGTTTCCGCAGGAGCCGGAAGGGTTGAAGGCAGTACTTGAGCCCCGCAAGCTGCGCTTCGTTTCCGGCTGGCATTCGCTGAACCTTCTGACCAACTCCATCGAAGACGAGAAGGCCGCGATGCAGCCTGCGCTCGATCTGCTCAAGGCAATGGGCTCCAAGGTCATCATCGTTTGCGAGACGTCCAACGCGATCCATGGTGAGGATTCCAAGCCGGTCAACGACCGTCCGAAGCTGGCCGACAGCGAGTGGAAGAGCTTTGGCGAAGGCGTGGAGGCACTGGCAAAACATGCCGCCGAGCAGGGCATTGCGCTGGTTTACCACCACCACATGGGAACGATCATCGAGAGCGAAGACGAGATCGACCGGCTGATGGAAAACACCGGTCCGCATACGAAACTGCTGCTCGATACCGGCCACACCCTGTTCGGTGGCGGCAACCCGGAGCGTGTGGCCAGAAAACACATGCAGCGCGTTGGGCACATCCACGCCAAGAATGTGCGCCCCGCCATTGCCGAGCAGGTGCGCAATGAAAAGCTGTCCTTCCTCGAAGGCGTGCGCCGCGGGGTCTTCACCGTTCCGGGTGACAGCGAAGGCGGTGTCGATTTCCCGCCCGTGCTGAAAATCGCTGCCGACCATGGCTATAGCGGCTGGCTGGTTATCGAGGCCGAGCAGGACCCGGATGTGCGAAACCCGTTCGAATATCAAAGCCTTGGCCTGAAATCGCTGCGCGCTTTTGCAAAAGAAGCCGGGCTGGACAAGGGCTGA
- the iolD gene encoding 3D-(3,5/4)-trihydroxycyclohexane-1,2-dione acylhydrolase (decyclizing) yields the protein MNTIRLTAAQALVRYLAAQLNEDGETYIAGVWAIFGHGNVAGLGEALYGIREELPTYRGQNEQSMAHAAIAYSKQLGRRRAMAVTSSIGPGATNMVTAAALAHVNRLPVLLIPGDVFANRGPDPVLQQIEDFNDGTISANDCFKPVSRYFDRITRPEQLLTALPRAFRTMTDPADCGPVTLAFCQDVQAEAFDYPTSFFEKKVWRQRRPEPDQAEFEEAVAALKAAKNPIIVAGGGVHFSGATETLKAFAERHSIPVIETQAGKSALAWDHDLNFGPAGVTGASSANAIAEKADLVFGIGTRFQDFTTGSWALFKNPERKLLALNVQPYDSAKHDAISLTADAKIGLEKLSEALGSHRFTAPDASLKQDWFTKADAVTAAPKEANSLPTDMQVIGAVQRASRDNTVVMCAAGTMPGELHQLWKAKLPLSYHMEYGFSCMGYEIAGGLGIKMAEPERDVIVMVGDGSYMMMNSELATAVAMGVKITVVITDNRGYGCINRLQMGTGGAEFNNLYAHTNQKNPIAIDFAAHAASMGADAHKVSTIAELETALDAARSAEVVTVIVIDTDPYPTPDAGGYWWDVAVPEVSTRTEVKNARAAYEAALKERR from the coding sequence GTGAATACGATACGTTTGACGGCGGCACAGGCGCTGGTGCGCTATCTGGCCGCCCAGCTGAACGAAGATGGCGAGACCTATATTGCCGGCGTCTGGGCAATTTTCGGCCATGGCAATGTGGCCGGTCTGGGCGAAGCGCTCTATGGCATACGGGAAGAACTGCCGACCTATCGCGGCCAGAACGAGCAATCCATGGCGCATGCGGCAATAGCTTATTCCAAGCAGCTTGGCCGTCGCCGTGCCATGGCGGTCACGTCTTCCATCGGCCCCGGCGCTACCAATATGGTGACGGCGGCGGCACTCGCACACGTCAACCGCCTGCCCGTGCTGCTGATCCCCGGTGATGTTTTCGCCAATCGCGGGCCTGACCCGGTGCTGCAGCAGATCGAGGATTTCAACGATGGTACCATCTCGGCCAATGACTGCTTCAAGCCCGTCAGCCGCTATTTCGACCGGATTACACGGCCCGAGCAGCTTCTGACCGCCCTGCCCCGCGCTTTCCGCACCATGACCGACCCTGCCGATTGCGGCCCTGTGACGCTGGCTTTCTGTCAGGATGTGCAGGCGGAAGCTTTCGATTATCCGACGAGTTTTTTCGAGAAAAAAGTCTGGCGGCAGCGCAGGCCGGAGCCTGATCAAGCCGAGTTCGAAGAAGCGGTTGCCGCGCTAAAGGCTGCGAAAAACCCGATCATCGTCGCGGGCGGCGGCGTGCATTTTTCTGGTGCCACCGAAACGCTGAAGGCCTTTGCCGAGCGCCACTCAATTCCTGTTATCGAAACGCAGGCGGGCAAATCGGCTCTGGCCTGGGATCACGATCTGAATTTCGGACCCGCAGGCGTGACAGGCGCTTCGAGCGCCAATGCGATTGCGGAGAAGGCCGATCTCGTCTTTGGCATCGGCACCCGCTTTCAGGATTTCACCACCGGCTCCTGGGCTCTGTTCAAGAACCCTGAGCGCAAGCTGCTGGCGCTCAATGTGCAGCCCTATGACAGCGCCAAGCATGACGCGATCAGCTTGACGGCGGATGCGAAGATCGGGCTTGAGAAACTTTCAGAGGCCCTCGGCAGCCACCGCTTCACCGCACCCGATGCCAGCCTGAAACAGGACTGGTTTACCAAGGCCGATGCGGTGACGGCTGCACCCAAAGAGGCCAACAGCCTGCCGACGGATATGCAGGTGATTGGCGCGGTGCAGCGCGCTTCCCGCGACAATACGGTGGTGATGTGCGCCGCAGGCACCATGCCGGGCGAGCTGCACCAGCTGTGGAAGGCAAAGCTGCCGCTTTCCTACCATATGGAATACGGCTTTTCCTGCATGGGCTACGAGATTGCCGGGGGTCTTGGCATCAAGATGGCGGAGCCCGAGCGCGATGTGATCGTGATGGTGGGCGACGGCTCTTACATGATGATGAATTCCGAGCTTGCAACTGCCGTTGCCATGGGCGTGAAAATCACCGTCGTCATTACCGATAATCGCGGTTACGGCTGCATCAACCGGCTGCAAATGGGCACTGGCGGTGCGGAGTTCAACAATCTCTACGCCCACACCAACCAGAAGAACCCGATTGCCATCGATTTTGCCGCGCATGCCGCAAGCATGGGGGCGGATGCGCACAAGGTTTCCACGATTGCAGAGCTGGAAACGGCGCTCGATGCGGCACGCAGCGCAGAGGTCGTAACCGTCATCGTCATCGATACGGACCCCTACCCTACGCCGGATGCCGGGGGATACTGGTGGGATGTTGCCGTGCCGGAAGTTTCGACGCGAACCGAAGTCAAAAATGCCCGTGCAGCTTACGAAGCCGCACTCAAGGAAAGACGCTGA
- a CDS encoding bifunctional 5-dehydro-2-deoxygluconokinase/5-dehydro-2-deoxyphosphogluconate aldolase — MVKTLDLITIGRSSVDLYGAQIGGRLEDMSSFNKYIGGSPTNIAAGAARLGLKSAVITRVGDEHMGRFIREQLVREGVDVRGVRTDAERLTALVILGIRDQHQFPLIFYRENCADMALCEDDIDPAFIAEAACVCATGTHLSHPRTEAAVLKALRLARENGAKTALDIDYRPNLWGVAGHGDGESRFVESAKVTEKLQSTLNLFDLIVGTEEEFHIAGGSTDTLAALSAVRRVSKATLVCKRGPMGAVVFPADIPQSLDDGESGEGFPIEVFNVLGAGDGFMAGLFRGWLRGEDWPTTLKYANACGAFAVSRHGCTPAYPSWEELQYFFRTGIRNKALRKDEALEQVHWATNRKGDWNTMRVFAFDHRMQLEAIASEMGVDEKKIGAFKELCLKAAHQVAEGNAGYGILCDGRLGRDALYQAAGSGLWIGRPAEWPGSRPLTLEPELGPDCGALSEWPTEHVVKVLCFYHPDDDAAMRRSQEETVSRLFTAARRNGLEFLLEVIPSKVAATDDETTARIIDRFYEIGVYPDWWKLEPMKSEAAWRQATDAVKRNDPYVRGIVVLGLEAPHAELEESFKLAAGFDLVKGFAVGRTIFADAARGWLSGKISDEAAVADMAERYDALCRVWDKARAESKKGEAA, encoded by the coding sequence ATCGTGAAAACACTCGATCTCATCACGATCGGCCGTTCGTCGGTCGATCTTTACGGCGCGCAGATTGGCGGACGGCTGGAGGATATGTCCTCCTTCAACAAATATATCGGCGGCTCTCCCACCAACATTGCGGCAGGTGCTGCGCGGCTGGGATTGAAAAGCGCCGTCATTACCCGCGTGGGCGATGAGCATATGGGCCGCTTCATCCGCGAGCAGCTGGTGCGTGAGGGCGTTGATGTGCGTGGCGTGCGCACCGACGCCGAACGCCTGACGGCGCTCGTCATTCTGGGCATTCGCGACCAGCACCAGTTTCCCCTGATCTTCTACCGTGAAAACTGTGCCGACATGGCGCTGTGTGAAGATGACATCGACCCTGCCTTCATTGCCGAAGCGGCCTGCGTGTGCGCCACCGGAACGCATCTTTCCCACCCGCGCACCGAAGCTGCGGTGCTGAAAGCACTGCGCCTTGCCCGAGAGAACGGCGCAAAGACGGCGCTCGATATCGACTACCGCCCGAACCTTTGGGGCGTTGCCGGTCACGGCGATGGCGAAAGCCGCTTCGTGGAATCCGCCAAGGTTACGGAAAAACTGCAATCAACCCTCAACCTCTTTGATCTGATCGTCGGCACGGAAGAGGAGTTTCACATTGCTGGTGGCTCGACCGATACGCTGGCGGCGCTCAGCGCCGTGCGCAGGGTTTCCAAGGCAACGCTTGTGTGCAAACGCGGCCCTATGGGTGCGGTCGTTTTTCCCGCCGACATTCCGCAAAGTCTGGATGACGGGGAAAGCGGTGAAGGCTTTCCAATCGAGGTGTTCAACGTGCTGGGCGCGGGAGACGGCTTTATGGCCGGTTTGTTCCGTGGCTGGCTGCGCGGTGAGGACTGGCCGACGACACTGAAATACGCCAATGCCTGCGGCGCCTTTGCCGTGTCACGCCATGGCTGCACGCCCGCTTACCCAAGCTGGGAAGAGTTGCAATATTTCTTCCGCACCGGCATTCGCAACAAAGCGCTGCGCAAGGATGAAGCGCTGGAACAGGTGCATTGGGCGACCAACCGCAAGGGCGATTGGAACACGATGCGGGTCTTTGCCTTCGACCACCGCATGCAGCTGGAAGCCATTGCCAGCGAAATGGGCGTGGATGAGAAAAAGATCGGTGCGTTCAAGGAGCTTTGCCTGAAGGCCGCGCATCAGGTGGCGGAGGGCAATGCCGGATACGGTATTCTCTGTGACGGGCGGCTTGGCCGCGATGCGCTCTATCAGGCGGCGGGTTCTGGCCTGTGGATCGGGCGTCCGGCGGAATGGCCGGGCTCGCGCCCGCTAACGCTGGAGCCGGAGCTGGGACCGGATTGCGGTGCCTTGAGCGAATGGCCGACCGAGCATGTGGTGAAGGTGCTGTGCTTCTATCACCCGGATGATGATGCGGCGATGCGGCGGAGCCAAGAGGAGACGGTATCGCGTCTGTTCACGGCTGCGCGGCGCAACGGGCTGGAATTTCTACTGGAAGTCATTCCTTCCAAGGTGGCCGCGACGGACGACGAAACGACCGCGCGCATTATAGACCGTTTCTACGAAATCGGCGTCTATCCCGACTGGTGGAAGCTGGAGCCGATGAAAAGCGAAGCTGCATGGCGGCAGGCGACCGATGCGGTGAAGCGCAACGATCCTTATGTGCGCGGCATCGTCGTTCTGGGCCTTGAAGCGCCGCATGCCGAACTGGAGGAAAGTTTCAAGCTGGCGGCGGGCTTCGATCTCGTCAAAGGATTTGCCGTGGGCCGCACGATTTTCGCCGATGCCGCACGCGGCTGGCTTTCCGGCAAAATCAGCGATGAGGCGGCGGTTGCGGATATGGCGGAACGCTACGATGCTCTTTGTCGCGTGTGGGACAAGGCGCGCGCCGAAAGCAAAAAGGGAGAGGCAGCGTGA
- a CDS encoding MurR/RpiR family transcriptional regulator — translation MQDVAAPATVKEFEERLVEVSLKLPKRLRQCADYVAANTDRIAVSTVAEMAEAAGVQPSAFMRFCQILGFSGFSEMQRLFKESYSGRWPDYDTRLTNLRDKGEDSGARLLAEFVEAGRASLENLLKTVDPSAFETAIQVLSKAEMIHIIGLRRSFPVASYLAYAFEKMQVPAMLHASVGQLQSASAVRPNDVVLAITFAPYSAETMDLVSSSCARNIPVVAITDAAVNPLRQYDATILAVSEVDFGAFRSLSATLCMAIALAVGIGTHRQI, via the coding sequence ATGCAGGACGTGGCCGCACCGGCAACGGTGAAGGAGTTCGAGGAGAGGCTGGTCGAAGTCTCGCTCAAGCTGCCAAAGAGATTGCGGCAATGCGCCGACTACGTTGCCGCCAACACCGACCGGATTGCGGTTTCTACCGTTGCCGAAATGGCGGAAGCCGCAGGCGTGCAACCTTCCGCCTTCATGCGGTTCTGTCAGATACTCGGCTTTTCCGGCTTTTCGGAAATGCAGCGGCTTTTCAAGGAAAGCTATTCGGGCCGCTGGCCGGATTACGATACGCGCCTGACCAACCTGCGCGACAAGGGTGAGGACAGTGGTGCCAGACTGCTGGCGGAATTCGTGGAGGCGGGCCGCGCCTCTTTGGAAAACCTGCTGAAAACCGTTGATCCATCGGCCTTCGAGACGGCCATACAGGTGCTTTCCAAGGCGGAGATGATCCATATTATCGGCCTGCGCCGTTCCTTTCCGGTGGCGAGCTATCTGGCCTATGCTTTCGAGAAAATGCAGGTGCCTGCGATGCTGCACGCCTCTGTGGGACAATTGCAGAGCGCCAGCGCGGTGAGACCGAACGATGTGGTTCTGGCCATCACCTTTGCGCCCTATTCCGCAGAAACAATGGACCTCGTATCTTCCAGCTGCGCTCGCAACATTCCGGTGGTGGCCATCACCGATGCGGCGGTCAACCCACTGCGGCAATATGATGCGACCATACTTGCGGTGTCCGAAGTGGATTTCGGCGCGTTCCGCTCTCTCTCGGCCACGCTGTGCATGGCGATTGCGCTGGCTGTCGGGATTGGTACACATCGGCAAATTTGA
- a CDS encoding acetyl-CoA carboxylase biotin carboxylase subunit yields the protein MFKKILIANRGEIACRVIRTARKMGIKTVAVYSDADANALHVREADEAVHIGPAPSSQSYIVIDKILDAIRQTGADAVHPGYGFLSENPAFAAALEKEGVAFIGPPVKAIEAMGDKITSKKLAAQAGVSTVPGHMGLIETADEAVRIAASIGYPVMIKASAGGGGKGMRIAWNDAEAREGFQSSRNEAKASFGDDRIFIEKFVDQPRHIEIQVLGDQHGNVLYLGERECSIQRRNQKVIEEAPSPFLDEATRKAMGEQAVALSKAVGYFSAGTVEFIVDGERNFYFLEMNTRLQVEHPVTELVTGIDLVEQMIRVAAGEKLSFGQADVKLNGWAIESRLYAEDPYRNFLPSIGRLTRYRPPGEGARDDGTIIRNDTGVFEGGEISMHYDPMIAKLCSWGNDRETAIDAMGEALDRFEVEGIGHNLPFLSAVMQHPRFRAGNLTTGFIAEEFPDGFSGVEPDAVSTAKLAAIAAFIHDHVQNRAAQISGTVGNHRRIVGKDWVVQLGKLEHRLVLERAENGTSVQIEGGEKFVVETDWLPGRTLGHFRLGEEVLAVKVDLSPSAIRLRWRGMDMVARVRTPRVAELARLMPEKLPPDTSKMLLCPMPGVVTTISVDEGDEVEAGQALATVEAMKMENILRAERKGRVSRVAVKAGESLGVDEVILEFE from the coding sequence ATGTTCAAGAAAATACTCATCGCCAATCGAGGTGAAATTGCCTGCCGCGTCATTCGCACGGCGAGGAAGATGGGCATAAAGACGGTTGCCGTCTATTCCGATGCGGATGCCAATGCGCTGCATGTTCGCGAAGCTGACGAGGCCGTGCATATCGGCCCGGCACCTTCCAGCCAGTCCTATATCGTGATCGACAAGATACTCGATGCCATTCGCCAGACCGGCGCAGATGCTGTTCATCCGGGCTATGGCTTCCTTTCGGAGAACCCGGCCTTTGCCGCTGCGCTGGAGAAGGAGGGCGTTGCCTTCATCGGCCCGCCGGTGAAGGCAATCGAGGCGATGGGGGACAAGATCACCTCCAAGAAGCTGGCGGCACAGGCTGGCGTTTCTACCGTGCCAGGGCATATGGGGCTGATCGAGACGGCGGACGAGGCGGTGCGGATTGCAGCCTCCATCGGCTACCCGGTGATGATCAAGGCTTCTGCTGGCGGTGGCGGCAAGGGCATGCGCATTGCCTGGAACGACGCGGAAGCGCGCGAAGGATTCCAGTCTTCCCGCAATGAAGCCAAGGCGTCCTTCGGCGATGATCGCATCTTCATCGAGAAGTTCGTGGACCAGCCGCGTCATATCGAAATTCAGGTGTTGGGCGACCAGCATGGCAACGTGCTTTATCTCGGCGAACGGGAATGCTCCATCCAACGCCGTAACCAGAAGGTCATCGAAGAAGCGCCCTCCCCCTTTCTGGACGAGGCGACACGAAAAGCCATGGGCGAACAGGCCGTCGCGCTTTCGAAGGCCGTCGGTTATTTTTCCGCAGGCACGGTGGAATTCATCGTGGATGGCGAGCGCAATTTCTATTTCCTCGAGATGAATACCCGGCTTCAGGTGGAGCATCCCGTCACCGAACTGGTGACCGGCATCGATCTGGTGGAACAGATGATCCGCGTTGCGGCGGGGGAGAAACTGTCCTTTGGACAGGCGGATGTGAAGTTGAATGGCTGGGCCATCGAGAGCCGCCTTTACGCTGAAGACCCCTATCGCAACTTCCTGCCATCCATCGGACGGCTGACGCGTTACCGCCCGCCGGGCGAGGGTGCACGAGACGATGGAACGATCATCCGCAACGATACCGGCGTGTTCGAGGGCGGTGAAATCTCCATGCATTACGACCCGATGATTGCCAAGTTGTGCAGCTGGGGGAATGATCGGGAAACAGCAATCGATGCCATGGGGGAAGCGCTCGACCGCTTTGAGGTCGAAGGCATTGGGCACAACCTGCCTTTTCTATCTGCCGTCATGCAGCATCCCCGCTTTCGGGCCGGGAACCTGACCACCGGCTTCATCGCCGAGGAGTTTCCGGACGGCTTTTCTGGCGTGGAACCGGATGCGGTCTCGACGGCCAAATTGGCGGCAATAGCTGCGTTTATCCATGACCATGTACAAAACCGGGCCGCGCAGATATCCGGCACGGTGGGCAACCATCGCCGTATCGTGGGCAAGGACTGGGTTGTCCAGCTTGGCAAACTGGAGCACAGGCTTGTGCTCGAGCGTGCCGAGAATGGCACTTCGGTTCAGATCGAAGGCGGCGAAAAGTTTGTCGTCGAAACGGACTGGCTGCCGGGCCGCACGCTTGGCCATTTCCGGCTGGGCGAAGAGGTTCTGGCGGTCAAGGTCGATCTCTCTCCATCTGCCATCCGGCTGCGCTGGCGCGGCATGGACATGGTGGCGCGCGTGCGCACGCCGCGCGTGGCCGAGCTTGCCCGCCTGATGCCGGAAAAGCTGCCGCCGGATACATCGAAGATGCTGCTTTGCCCCATGCCGGGCGTCGTGACCACCATTTCCGTGGACGAGGGCGATGAGGTGGAAGCCGGGCAGGCGCTGGCAACCGTGGAAGCCATGAAGATGGAAAATATTCTTCGCGCCGAGCGTAAGGGGCGGGTTTCCAGAGTTGCTGTAAAGGCGGGTGAAAGCCTTGGCGTGGATGAGGTTATCCTCGAATTTGAATGA
- a CDS encoding acyl-CoA carboxylase subunit beta, which produces MRSVLQELESRRSEARLGGGQKRIDAQHAKGKLTARERIDVLLDEGSFEEYDMYVTHRAVDFGMAGQKIAGDGVVTGWGTINGRQVYVFSQDFTVLGGSLSETHAQKICKIMDMAVRVGAPVIGLNDSGGARIQEGVASLAGYAEVFRRNAEVSGVIPQISVIMGPCAGGAVYSPAMTDFIFMVRDTSYMFVTGPDVVKTVTNEIVTAEELGGASTHTKKSSVADGAYENDIEALEAVRALFDFLPANNRQKPPTRPFHDDPARLEQRLDTLIPDSSNKPYDMKELIHAIADEGEFFELQEAFARNIITGFLRLEGETIGVVANQPMVLAGCLDIDSSRKAARFVRFCDAFNIPILSLVDVPGFLPGVAQEYGGVIKHGAKLLFAYSEATVPMVTLITRKAYGGAYDVMASKHIGADINYAWPTAEIAVMGAKGATEILYRSELSDADRIAERTREYEERFANPFVAAERGFIDEVIMPHSSRRRIARAFASLRGKQVTTHWKKHDTIPL; this is translated from the coding sequence ATGCGTTCAGTCCTTCAAGAACTGGAAAGCCGCCGCAGCGAAGCCCGTCTTGGAGGCGGGCAGAAGCGCATCGACGCGCAGCACGCCAAGGGCAAGCTGACCGCGCGAGAACGCATAGACGTTCTTCTGGATGAAGGTTCCTTCGAGGAATACGACATGTATGTGACCCACCGCGCGGTGGATTTCGGCATGGCGGGCCAGAAGATTGCCGGAGACGGTGTCGTGACCGGATGGGGCACGATCAACGGGCGTCAGGTCTACGTGTTCTCGCAAGATTTTACCGTTCTCGGCGGTTCGCTTTCCGAAACGCATGCACAGAAAATCTGCAAGATCATGGATATGGCGGTGCGCGTTGGCGCGCCGGTGATAGGGCTGAACGATTCCGGCGGTGCGCGTATCCAGGAAGGCGTTGCCTCGCTGGCAGGCTATGCGGAGGTGTTTCGCCGTAATGCCGAGGTGTCCGGCGTCATCCCGCAAATCTCGGTCATCATGGGCCCTTGTGCGGGCGGCGCGGTCTATTCGCCCGCCATGACGGACTTCATCTTCATGGTGCGCGATACATCCTACATGTTCGTGACCGGGCCGGATGTCGTCAAGACCGTGACGAACGAGATCGTGACGGCGGAAGAGCTTGGTGGCGCTTCAACCCACACAAAGAAATCTTCCGTTGCGGATGGCGCCTATGAGAATGATATCGAAGCGCTGGAAGCGGTGCGCGCTCTGTTCGATTTCCTCCCCGCCAACAACCGCCAGAAGCCGCCGACGCGGCCTTTCCATGACGATCCCGCCCGCCTTGAGCAGAGGCTCGATACGCTGATCCCGGACAGCTCCAACAAGCCTTACGACATGAAGGAGCTGATCCACGCGATTGCGGATGAAGGCGAGTTCTTCGAATTGCAGGAGGCTTTTGCCAGAAACATCATCACCGGATTTCTGCGGCTGGAAGGGGAAACGATTGGCGTGGTGGCCAATCAGCCCATGGTACTGGCAGGTTGCCTGGATATAGACAGTTCACGCAAGGCGGCGCGCTTCGTGCGCTTCTGCGATGCCTTCAATATTCCAATCCTCTCGCTGGTGGATGTGCCGGGCTTCCTGCCCGGCGTTGCGCAGGAATATGGCGGCGTGATCAAGCATGGCGCAAAGCTGCTCTTTGCCTATTCCGAGGCGACTGTGCCGATGGTGACGCTGATTACCCGCAAGGCCTATGGCGGCGCTTACGACGTGATGGCCTCGAAACACATCGGCGCAGACATCAATTACGCATGGCCGACGGCCGAAATTGCCGTGATGGGCGCGAAGGGCGCAACCGAAATCCTCTACCGTTCCGAACTTTCGGATGCGGACAGGATTGCGGAGCGAACGCGCGAATATGAGGAGCGCTTCGCCAACCCCTTTGTCGCCGCCGAACGCGGCTTCATTGATGAGGTCATCATGCCCCACTCTTCGCGCCGCCGCATCGCCCGCGCCTTCGCCTCGCTGCGAGGCAAGCAGGTGACGACGCATTGGAAGAAGCACGATACGATCCCGCTTTGA